GCCCTTCGCGATCTTCACGCGCAGCGGCAGGATGAAGTCCATGCTCACGGTGTGCGTGTTCTGCGACTGGGCCCGGGTGGTGTGCCACTTGGACAGCGAGAGGCGCGCGATGGCGCGGATGAACTCGGCCCCCTCGCTCCCGTACTTCATGCGGAAGTTGAGCAGGCCGAAGGCGCTGGTCACGATCTCGAGCTCGCCCGTGGTGATGTTGCCGAGGGCCACCTCGTCCAGCAGGTGGGCCCGCAGGATGCGCCCGCGGCGGCGCACCAGGGCGATGATCATGCCGATGAACGCGGTGACGAACGCGAACCAGATCAAGATGCTGAAGCAGAAGATGGCGCCGCCCTTCTTCGCTCATGCCCGCGAAAGGTGGCGCCGCCGTTCCACATGGCGTGCAGCATCACGGCGAGACCGTAGCCGAACAGGGGCCCGAGGGCGCGCAGCGCGGGGTGGCGCCCTTCGCGTGCCAGGCCGAAGCCGATGCCCGTCATCGACGTGTAGACCGGGTGACCCCACGGAAACAGGATGCCGCGCAGCACGAAGTTGGCGCCCA
This sequence is a window from Sandaracinaceae bacterium. Protein-coding genes within it:
- a CDS encoding PrsW family intramembrane metalloprotease translates to MGANFVLRGILFPWGHPVYTSMTGIGFGLAREGRHPALRALGPLFGYGLAVMLHAMWNGGATFRGHERRRAAPSSASAS